The following coding sequences lie in one Negativicoccus succinicivorans genomic window:
- a CDS encoding ComEA family DNA-binding protein — MHFSRPVTHALLVGALSLSFLGILYYFLAEDSQPEPMPMTAASVASPVEENMLVYVAGAVEQPGVYRLPLGSRVKDAVQAAGNLLPYADAEAVNLAAKLRDGEQISVPFNFNPPEGQLGIRYVNINTANLAELTTLPGVGEATAQKILDYRREHGLFRQLTDLEEVKGIGEGKFKELRRHITI; from the coding sequence GTGCATTTTTCTCGACCCGTCACTCACGCACTGTTGGTAGGTGCCTTATCGCTTTCGTTTTTAGGAATATTATACTATTTTCTGGCAGAAGATTCCCAACCGGAGCCGATGCCTATGACAGCCGCTTCGGTAGCTTCCCCTGTCGAAGAAAATATGTTGGTTTACGTAGCCGGAGCAGTGGAACAGCCTGGCGTGTACCGGTTGCCGCTCGGCAGTCGAGTTAAAGATGCGGTACAGGCGGCCGGGAATTTATTACCGTATGCCGATGCGGAAGCGGTCAACTTGGCGGCGAAGTTGCGTGATGGTGAGCAAATCAGCGTGCCGTTCAACTTTAATCCGCCGGAAGGGCAACTCGGCATCAGGTATGTGAATATTAACACCGCGAATTTGGCAGAACTGACTACGCTTCCGGGCGTGGGTGAGGCAACTGCGCAAAAAATTTTAGACTATCGACGGGAACATGGTCTGTTTCGTCAATTAACGGACTTGGAAGAAGTCAAAGGAATCGGTGAAGGAAAATTCAAAGAGCTGCGTCGTCATATTACCATTTGA
- a CDS encoding aminopeptidase produces the protein MDQKLAKSYADVLLQYGVNLQPEQPLLINAPVEAHEFVTVLVNAAYAHGAGDVQVDWQSGSVFARRLQCAQEDSLLYIRPSQVTKAQEYLAENRAIISLVSCDSPLFKEVPTTRINAFQQAKNKIFQFYSQAIMNSQVQWLVAAVATPTWAALLFPAETPVIALEKLWDAIFYVSRIQNEDALAAWQNHLDTLHRRRRLLDALRLDTLHYMSKNGTDFVIGLPDTHIWQGGNEKSGRAVPFAANIPTEEIFTAPDFRRMTGHVTGTRPLVVYNQTVEGLELDFVDGKVVHAEASKGKESIDQLLASDEGARFLGEVALVPKDSPIAQIPYSFYETLIDENASCHLALGAAYPTCITEGKTKTDDELTAAGLNRSMIHVDFMIGSSDLTIIGRTKDGREVEIFHDGNFSPNFA, from the coding sequence ATGGATCAAAAACTTGCAAAATCGTATGCGGATGTTCTTTTACAATACGGCGTGAACTTGCAGCCCGAGCAACCGTTACTTATTAATGCACCGGTGGAAGCGCATGAATTTGTCACCGTTTTGGTAAATGCCGCTTACGCGCATGGTGCCGGCGATGTACAGGTCGATTGGCAGTCCGGTAGCGTTTTCGCGCGACGTCTGCAGTGCGCGCAGGAAGATTCGCTGTTGTATATTCGTCCTTCACAAGTCACCAAGGCGCAAGAATATTTGGCGGAAAATCGAGCTATTATCTCTTTAGTAAGTTGCGATTCGCCGCTTTTCAAAGAAGTACCCACGACACGAATTAACGCGTTCCAGCAGGCCAAAAACAAAATATTTCAGTTTTACTCACAAGCCATTATGAACTCGCAAGTGCAGTGGCTGGTAGCGGCCGTTGCAACCCCCACTTGGGCAGCACTTCTATTTCCGGCCGAAACGCCGGTAATAGCTTTGGAAAAGCTATGGGATGCCATTTTTTATGTTTCCCGTATTCAAAACGAAGATGCGTTGGCGGCGTGGCAAAATCATTTAGATACGTTGCACAGACGTCGTCGATTATTAGATGCGTTACGACTGGACACATTGCACTACATGAGCAAAAACGGCACGGATTTCGTGATTGGCTTGCCGGATACGCATATATGGCAAGGCGGCAATGAAAAAAGCGGCCGCGCGGTTCCGTTCGCCGCCAATATCCCCACGGAAGAAATCTTTACCGCCCCGGATTTTCGCCGCATGACAGGTCACGTCACCGGCACTCGCCCATTAGTCGTTTACAACCAAACGGTCGAAGGATTGGAGCTTGATTTCGTCGACGGCAAAGTAGTGCACGCGGAAGCATCGAAAGGCAAGGAGTCCATCGATCAACTGCTTGCATCGGATGAAGGCGCGCGCTTTTTAGGCGAAGTCGCACTCGTACCAAAAGATTCACCCATTGCGCAAATTCCCTATTCGTTCTATGAAACGTTAATTGACGAAAACGCCTCCTGTCATTTGGCATTGGGTGCGGCCTATCCGACTTGCATCACCGAAGGCAAAACAAAAACCGACGACGAATTGACCGCCGCCGGCTTAAACCGCTCGATGATTCATGTGGATTTTATGATAGGAAGTTCTGACCTTACCATTATCGGACGCACAAAAGACGGTCGCGAAGTAGAAATCTTCCATGACGGCAATTTCAGTCCGAACTTTGCGTAG
- a CDS encoding EamA family transporter has product MAKWAVAVAALFWAISGVVAQQLFASTTIQAPALTTIRMTLSGILFLLIFFVTSSKQRKLASRTRKFYLLEMPLFGVLGIFGMQYTYFQAIQQGSAVVATVLQNSAPVLLLFWAIWRTKSWPNLTDVLATTGAVIGVVLLVTGGDVTKFLVSPIAIFWGILSAFAAAFYILFPLSLLRRFPAPYLLGVGMLYGSMFSYWITPATDWSIFFHSQVLPMLLYIVVGGTVIPFFLFLYALRTLPPTTVSVLTCLEPFGAVVFSVLFLGMSFGWGEIIGVICVMSAVLLLTFSKEPREPTQSSD; this is encoded by the coding sequence ATGGCAAAATGGGCAGTTGCAGTTGCTGCGCTTTTTTGGGCAATCAGCGGCGTAGTAGCTCAACAATTGTTTGCTTCCACGACGATTCAGGCACCGGCCTTAACCACGATTCGAATGACACTTAGCGGGATTTTATTTTTGCTGATTTTTTTTGTAACGAGCTCCAAGCAGAGAAAACTCGCTTCACGCACTCGCAAATTTTATCTGCTGGAAATGCCGTTGTTCGGAGTGCTGGGTATTTTCGGCATGCAGTATACGTACTTTCAAGCGATTCAGCAAGGTAGCGCGGTAGTGGCAACTGTATTGCAAAATTCCGCGCCGGTGTTGTTACTCTTCTGGGCGATTTGGCGCACCAAGTCTTGGCCGAATCTGACCGATGTGTTGGCGACCACAGGAGCAGTCATCGGCGTTGTGCTGCTGGTGACGGGCGGCGATGTGACTAAATTCCTCGTTTCGCCGATAGCTATTTTCTGGGGGATTTTATCCGCCTTTGCCGCCGCATTTTACATCCTTTTCCCGCTTTCGTTACTGCGGCGCTTTCCCGCACCCTATTTATTGGGCGTGGGGATGTTGTACGGCAGCATGTTCAGCTATTGGATTACACCGGCGACTGATTGGTCTATATTCTTTCATTCGCAAGTTCTGCCCATGCTTTTATACATCGTGGTAGGCGGAACGGTAATTCCATTTTTTTTGTTTCTCTATGCGTTACGCACGTTGCCGCCGACCACAGTCAGTGTGCTTACCTGTCTGGAACCCTTTGGCGCAGTTGTTTTTTCAGTGCTCTTTTTGGGGATGTCATTCGGTTGGGGAGAAATCATCGGCGTTATTTGCGTCATGAGCGCGGTGCTTTTACTTACTTTCAGTAAAGAACCGCGCGAGCCTACGCAAAGTTCGGACTGA
- a CDS encoding aminotransferase class I/II-fold pyridoxal phosphate-dependent enzyme, with the protein MTLKEIETQALLTCREAFARYDEVAVKNTEKILTAFRECQLSAFHFQGTTGYGYDDVGRETLEKVFAHVFRAEKALVRPHFVSGTHALATVLLALLNHGDEMVCAMGTPYDTMQTVIGLTGNAPGNLRERGVTYYEVATKDGRCDLTALANAVGPKTRLVLIQRSRGYAERKALTITEIAEIIRVIKAKNPQTICFVDNCYGEFTATQEPIEIGADIAAGSLIKNAGGGIAPTGSYVVGRADLVEATAHQLTAPGLGDEMGSYTPGYRLFFEGLFMAPHVVGQALRAAEFAAAVFHRLGFKSEPQLGTERSDLIQTIELGTEKALCGFCEGLQAWSPVDGYVRPVPGELPGYADPIIMACGAFTQGSSIELSADGPLRAPYTVYLQGGLVFEHSRLAIMGAAAKVLEQ; encoded by the coding sequence ATTACGCTTAAGGAGATCGAAACGCAGGCTTTACTCACATGTCGGGAAGCGTTTGCGCGCTATGATGAAGTCGCGGTAAAAAATACCGAGAAAATCTTAACGGCATTTCGTGAATGCCAATTATCCGCATTTCATTTTCAAGGAACGACAGGTTATGGTTATGACGATGTCGGTAGGGAAACCTTGGAAAAGGTATTTGCGCATGTTTTTCGTGCGGAAAAAGCGCTGGTCCGTCCACACTTTGTTTCAGGAACACATGCCTTGGCGACAGTCTTGTTGGCGTTACTTAACCATGGAGACGAAATGGTCTGCGCGATGGGAACCCCTTATGACACGATGCAAACGGTTATCGGGCTTACCGGTAATGCGCCGGGAAATCTGCGAGAGCGTGGCGTAACATATTATGAAGTTGCTACGAAAGACGGTCGCTGCGATCTTACCGCGTTAGCGAATGCGGTAGGACCCAAAACGCGTCTGGTATTGATCCAACGCTCGCGTGGTTATGCGGAACGAAAAGCATTGACAATTACTGAAATAGCCGAAATCATTCGTGTCATCAAAGCGAAAAATCCGCAGACGATTTGTTTTGTCGACAATTGCTACGGAGAGTTTACCGCCACGCAAGAACCGATCGAAATCGGCGCTGATATTGCAGCCGGCTCTCTGATCAAAAATGCCGGTGGCGGGATCGCTCCGACAGGAAGTTATGTCGTCGGTCGTGCCGATCTGGTCGAAGCCACGGCGCATCAACTGACGGCGCCCGGTTTGGGCGATGAGATGGGTTCGTATACGCCGGGGTATCGACTCTTTTTTGAAGGCCTTTTTATGGCGCCGCATGTAGTCGGACAAGCATTACGCGCCGCCGAATTTGCTGCCGCCGTATTTCATCGTTTGGGTTTCAAAAGCGAACCGCAATTAGGCACGGAGCGCAGTGATCTTATTCAAACGATCGAATTAGGCACGGAAAAAGCATTATGCGGGTTCTGCGAGGGTTTACAGGCATGGTCGCCTGTCGATGGTTATGTTCGTCCGGTTCCGGGAGAGTTACCGGGGTATGCCGATCCGATTATCATGGCCTGCGGCGCATTCACGCAAGGGTCATCCATTGAACTTTCCGCTGACGGTCCGTTGCGCGCACCGTATACAGTGTATTTGCAAGGCGGTTTGGTATTTGAACACTCGCGTTTGGCTATTATGGGTGCAGCCGCCAAAGTGCTTGAGCAATAA
- the hfq gene encoding RNA chaperone Hfq codes for MTNKINLQDAFLDTLKKAKATVNIYLLNGVKLQGIVKDYDNFTVLLKSQEKEQLIYKHAISTIQEGEKE; via the coding sequence ATGACAAATAAAATAAATTTACAGGATGCTTTTCTTGATACCTTAAAAAAGGCGAAGGCCACAGTTAATATTTATCTTTTGAACGGGGTTAAACTGCAGGGAATTGTCAAAGATTATGATAATTTCACAGTATTACTTAAAAGTCAGGAAAAAGAACAGCTGATTTACAAGCATGCCATTTCTACGATTCAAGAAGGGGAAAAAGAGTGA